In a single window of the Frondihabitans peucedani genome:
- a CDS encoding sensor histidine kinase, whose translation MEASSRVIGRRTGLVLAAVRQLVAPLAGATYLLLWILAEGGRDRLLENIELFSFFAVAIGLSVWTPRVAMGLVLATGFLQALDLLQPPQETTWATSAAMAYVALFVGAFARGLTRWLAVPVLAVAAVTFGWVTTVPTAAWPDRWGSWVASESGVRQDAILLSLSAFAVGVLAWLLGLGIGWILGRVRLDVERVGTALDRAGLDLRLAEDRARISRDVHDSLAHSLAVIVSQAQGAAALEAVRPGVAADALTTVGDVARTALVDVRMLVERIQADSDETAPAASLGDVPALVDRMRGLGMSVDLAVSGESELDLTEAQQVAVYRIVQESLTNALKHGGSDSRVRVGLEAEASGLKVEVASEGRRPLVARDGRGIGIEGMKERARLAGGWLRAVPIGRGSGAGAGAGAGAGATADAAPGRFVVTAFVPSTGLGLAAGAQDA comes from the coding sequence ATGGAAGCTTCCTCACGCGTCATCGGGCGTCGCACCGGCCTCGTCCTCGCCGCAGTCCGTCAGCTGGTCGCCCCGCTCGCAGGCGCCACCTACCTCCTCCTGTGGATCCTCGCCGAGGGCGGTCGCGATCGACTCCTCGAGAACATCGAGCTCTTCTCGTTCTTCGCGGTCGCCATCGGGCTGTCCGTCTGGACGCCGCGCGTCGCGATGGGCCTCGTCCTCGCCACCGGCTTCCTCCAGGCGCTCGACCTGCTGCAGCCGCCGCAGGAGACGACCTGGGCGACCTCCGCCGCGATGGCCTACGTCGCCTTGTTCGTCGGGGCCTTCGCCCGAGGCCTGACGCGCTGGCTCGCCGTGCCCGTCCTCGCCGTCGCCGCGGTGACCTTCGGCTGGGTGACCACGGTCCCGACCGCCGCGTGGCCCGACCGGTGGGGGTCGTGGGTCGCGTCGGAGTCGGGAGTGCGGCAGGACGCGATCCTGCTCTCGCTGTCGGCTTTCGCGGTGGGCGTCCTCGCGTGGCTCCTCGGTCTCGGGATCGGCTGGATCCTCGGTCGCGTCCGCCTCGACGTCGAGCGGGTCGGCACGGCGCTCGACCGTGCCGGTCTCGACCTGCGTCTCGCGGAGGACCGCGCCCGCATCTCGCGCGACGTCCACGACTCGCTCGCGCACTCGCTGGCCGTGATCGTGTCGCAGGCCCAGGGGGCCGCGGCCCTCGAGGCCGTGCGGCCCGGCGTCGCCGCCGACGCGCTGACGACGGTCGGCGACGTGGCGCGGACCGCGCTCGTCGACGTCAGGATGCTCGTGGAGCGGATCCAGGCCGACTCCGACGAGACCGCCCCGGCCGCCTCGCTCGGCGACGTGCCCGCGCTCGTGGACCGCATGAGGGGCCTCGGGATGAGCGTCGACCTCGCCGTCTCCGGGGAGAGCGAGCTCGACCTGACGGAGGCCCAGCAGGTCGCTGTCTACCGCATCGTCCAGGAGAGCCTGACGAACGCGCTGAAGCACGGCGGGAGCGACTCCCGCGTGCGCGTCGGCCTCGAGGCCGAGGCGTCGGGGCTCAAGGTCGAGGTCGCCTCCGAGGGGCGGCGTCCGCTCGTCGCCCGCGACGGTCGCGGCATCGGCATCGAGGGGATGAAGGAGCGTGCCCGCCTCGCCGGCGGCTGGCTCCGTGCTGTGCCGATCGGACGCGGTTCCGGTGCTGGTGCTGGTGCTGGTGCTGGTGCTGGTGCGACGGCCGACGCCGCCCCGGGGCGCTTCGTCGTCACGGCGTTCGTGCCGTCCACCGGGCTCGGCCTCGCGGCAGGGGCGCAGGATGCGTGA
- a CDS encoding S53 family peptidase — translation MSHRSRLHRGLQLLAVVSVSALTVGGITLAGASAAQASGARVSFSGAVPAWAKKANTAGTPSNTTVVQGEVFFDLRDQAGATALAKAVSDPASPRYRQYVSPASWIAAYAPAASDYTSAVKYLKGKKLTITGTPSSRQFVVFRGTVGDIQKAFSTTLRSYSVQGQELIAPASVPSLSASVAKHIAGVSLDQGRLLTKPASTTRSNAAQNAASSLSDLRALLTPTRSTPSTVTVNTPCSTYVGQRTVKVPNTYGNTRIGTANCGYTPKQLRAVYKTGASAGAGQTVAIIDAYASPTIKTDVNTYSRLTGEPVLTDGQYTDISPSKTLFTDKKTCGQPSGWQGEQTLDVQAVHGIAPKAKILYVGATDCSAGTDVALSRILDKGLANIVSNSYGSAGEPTRDTSDYVQGEVNLQLQAAAEGIGLYFASGDDGDEKANTGTTQPDFPASSPWVTGVGGTSIGLTKTNTTAFAIGWGNTLDQIVAGPNKTLKYHSKLPGTLFAGGAGGGRSQLSGFTQPWYQKTAISAAASSNRRTVPDVSALADPYTGFLIGYHPIRNETTLATGGFGLSVSGGTSLATPIVAALMATVQQQTGSVIGFANPILYSVAKKSPGAFTDILPRTKKVALAYSDGHDSYTATLDTDSSLRTAKGYDLVTGLGQLNISSAKLFATPAKPAPKPTPKPTATPTPSPTPTPTPTTTPSSTPTPTTTPSPDPTPTDTATPTDPTPTPTDTATSTDPPA, via the coding sequence GTGTCACATCGTTCCAGGCTGCACCGCGGCCTCCAGCTGCTCGCCGTCGTCAGTGTGAGCGCTCTCACGGTCGGCGGGATCACTCTCGCCGGGGCCTCGGCCGCCCAGGCCTCCGGCGCCCGCGTCAGCTTCTCCGGCGCCGTGCCCGCGTGGGCCAAGAAGGCGAACACCGCCGGCACCCCGTCGAACACGACCGTCGTGCAGGGCGAGGTCTTCTTCGACCTGCGCGACCAGGCCGGTGCCACAGCGCTGGCCAAGGCCGTCTCCGATCCTGCGAGCCCGCGCTACCGCCAGTACGTCTCGCCTGCGAGCTGGATCGCCGCGTACGCCCCCGCGGCGAGCGACTACACCTCCGCCGTGAAGTACCTCAAGGGCAAGAAGCTCACGATCACCGGGACGCCGTCGAGCCGGCAGTTCGTCGTCTTCCGCGGGACGGTCGGCGACATCCAGAAGGCGTTCAGCACCACTCTCCGCAGCTACAGCGTGCAGGGGCAGGAGCTCATCGCCCCGGCGAGCGTCCCGTCGCTCTCGGCGTCGGTCGCGAAGCACATCGCGGGCGTCAGCCTCGACCAGGGCCGCCTCCTGACGAAGCCCGCCAGCACGACGCGGTCGAACGCGGCTCAGAACGCCGCGTCGTCGCTCTCCGACCTGCGGGCGCTCCTGACGCCGACGAGGTCCACGCCGTCGACGGTCACCGTGAACACGCCCTGCTCCACCTACGTGGGCCAGCGGACGGTCAAGGTGCCGAACACCTACGGCAACACCAGGATCGGCACGGCGAACTGCGGCTACACCCCGAAGCAGCTCCGCGCCGTCTACAAGACCGGCGCCTCGGCCGGCGCCGGCCAGACCGTCGCCATCATCGACGCCTACGCGTCGCCCACGATCAAGACCGACGTGAACACCTACTCGCGCCTAACCGGGGAGCCGGTCCTGACGGACGGCCAGTACACCGACATCTCCCCCAGCAAGACCCTGTTCACCGACAAGAAGACCTGTGGCCAGCCGAGCGGCTGGCAGGGCGAGCAGACCCTCGACGTGCAGGCCGTCCACGGCATCGCGCCGAAGGCGAAGATCCTCTACGTGGGGGCCACCGACTGCTCGGCGGGCACCGACGTCGCTCTGTCCAGGATCCTCGACAAGGGTCTCGCGAACATCGTCAGCAACAGCTACGGCTCGGCCGGCGAGCCGACGAGAGACACCTCCGACTACGTCCAGGGCGAGGTGAACCTGCAGCTGCAGGCCGCCGCCGAGGGCATCGGCCTCTACTTCGCCAGCGGCGACGACGGCGACGAGAAGGCCAACACCGGCACCACGCAGCCCGACTTCCCGGCCTCATCGCCGTGGGTCACCGGCGTCGGCGGCACCAGCATCGGCCTGACCAAGACCAACACGACGGCGTTCGCGATCGGCTGGGGCAACACCCTGGACCAGATCGTCGCCGGGCCGAACAAGACGCTGAAATACCACTCGAAGCTCCCCGGAACGCTGTTCGCCGGCGGGGCGGGCGGCGGACGCAGCCAGCTGTCGGGCTTCACGCAGCCCTGGTACCAGAAGACGGCCATCAGCGCGGCCGCGTCCTCGAACCGCCGCACCGTCCCCGACGTCTCGGCCCTCGCCGACCCGTACACCGGATTCCTCATCGGCTACCACCCCATCCGCAACGAGACGACGCTCGCCACGGGCGGCTTCGGCCTCAGCGTCTCGGGCGGCACCTCGCTCGCCACGCCGATCGTTGCAGCGCTGATGGCGACGGTGCAGCAGCAGACCGGCTCGGTCATCGGCTTCGCCAACCCGATCCTGTACTCGGTCGCCAAGAAGAGCCCCGGAGCGTTCACCGACATCCTGCCTCGCACGAAGAAGGTGGCGCTCGCCTACTCCGACGGTCACGACTCGTACACGGCGACCCTCGACACCGACTCGAGCCTCAGGACGGCGAAGGGCTACGACCTCGTCACCGGGCTCGGACAGCTGAACATCTCGTCGGCGAAGCTCTTCGCGACACCGGCCAAGCCCGCGCCCAAGCCGACGCCGAAGCCGACCGCGACGCCGACGCCGAGCCCGACGCCGACGCCGACCCCGACCACCACGCCGAGCTCGACTCCGACGCCGACCACAACGCCGAGCCCCGACCCGACGCCCACCGACACGGCCACGCCGACCGACCCGACGCCGACGCCAACGGACACCGCCACCTCGACCGATCCCCCGGCCTGA
- a CDS encoding LacI family DNA-binding transcriptional regulator, with amino-acid sequence MTDGRTRTTVTIADVAARAGVSTSTASLAYRTTGSITERTRARILQAARELDYAGPNPTARSLKSGRSGIVGVVVAESIRRAFQSPVTIATMDGLSEELDALDVGQLLVPGRSKGAARSTGLLDGMPIDAVVFLTRGEEFDSLLPGLRARRIPMVGIEGPHAEGVALVDIDDARGTGDLARHVLGLGHSRVGVVMRTTHLGEHTPAGPVVGVSAGLDDIRNRTIRERLRATASVFPDAVRVEAGGRDLEAGEVSASRLLDLAERPTAILAQNDMLAAGVLRAAASRGLRVPGDLTVTGFDGADLPWLDRRLTTVEQPLRERGRIAGRMVGELLAGVRPADVVLDVALRLGDTSGPPVA; translated from the coding sequence GTGACGGACGGACGCACCAGGACGACGGTGACCATCGCCGACGTGGCCGCGCGCGCGGGAGTGTCGACCTCGACGGCCAGCCTCGCCTACCGCACGACCGGATCGATCACGGAGCGCACCCGAGCCCGCATCCTGCAGGCCGCCCGGGAGCTCGACTACGCCGGCCCGAACCCGACCGCACGCTCCCTCAAGAGCGGCCGCTCGGGCATCGTCGGCGTCGTCGTCGCCGAGAGCATCCGCCGCGCCTTCCAGAGCCCCGTGACGATCGCCACGATGGACGGCCTCAGCGAGGAGCTCGACGCCCTCGACGTCGGTCAGCTCCTCGTGCCCGGCCGCTCGAAGGGGGCCGCGCGCTCGACCGGGCTCCTCGACGGGATGCCGATCGACGCGGTCGTGTTCCTCACCCGCGGCGAGGAGTTCGACTCGCTGCTCCCCGGCCTGCGGGCGCGCAGGATCCCGATGGTCGGCATCGAAGGACCGCACGCCGAGGGCGTCGCGCTGGTCGACATCGACGACGCGCGCGGCACCGGCGACCTGGCGCGGCACGTCCTGGGCCTCGGGCACTCCCGCGTCGGCGTCGTCATGCGGACGACCCACCTCGGCGAGCACACGCCCGCGGGTCCTGTGGTGGGTGTCTCCGCGGGGCTCGACGACATCCGGAACCGCACGATCCGGGAGCGTCTCCGGGCCACCGCCTCGGTGTTCCCCGACGCCGTGCGGGTCGAGGCCGGCGGGCGCGACCTCGAGGCGGGGGAGGTGTCGGCGTCGCGGCTGCTCGACCTCGCCGAGCGGCCGACCGCGATCCTGGCTCAGAACGACATGCTGGCCGCCGGCGTCCTGCGGGCCGCGGCCTCGCGGGGGCTGCGCGTGCCCGGCGACCTCACCGTGACCGGCTTCGACGGCGCCGACCTGCCCTGGCTCGACCGTCGGCTGACGACCGTCGAGCAGCCGCTCCGCGAGCGGGGCAGGATCGCGGGACGCATGGTCGGGGAGCTCCTCGCCGGCGTCCGCCCGGCGGACGTGGTGCTCGACGTGGCGCTCCGGCTCGGGGACACCTCCGGGCCGCCGGTCGCCTGA
- a CDS encoding extracellular solute-binding protein, with protein sequence MIRRRSLVAIAAAATATFALAGCAPTTAASAGAQATSQSVTDAQGTVTVFISGDTNVQSLWDDALIPAFEKANPGATVKTTLDLHGEHDAQTLAKLSSATKSGDDPGYDLVDGGFIQAAGAAGLLQKVSSSAISNLATVPTATVKAGGGWGIPYRASSVLLAYDSTKVSNPPKTLDKLLSWIKKNPGQFAYNPPSTGGSGGAFVTTVLDKYLSDSDRKTLETSYDSSLESKWDEGFAKLASLNPYVYQKGVYPNGNQQVLDLLGTGNISMAPVWSDQVISAQDSGTLPKTVKYVQISDPSFTGSASYLGIPKTASHKKTAEKLADYVLSAEGQALIAKAIAGYPVIRLDNVSKATQAKFADADPANLRPSYYSTVSSDMANLWDQKVPGQ encoded by the coding sequence GTGATCAGACGCCGTTCACTCGTCGCCATCGCCGCGGCCGCGACCGCCACGTTCGCCCTCGCCGGGTGCGCGCCCACGACCGCCGCCTCGGCCGGCGCGCAGGCCACCTCCCAGTCGGTCACCGACGCCCAGGGCACCGTCACCGTCTTCATCTCCGGAGACACCAACGTCCAGAGCCTCTGGGACGACGCCCTGATCCCCGCCTTCGAGAAGGCGAACCCGGGCGCCACCGTCAAGACCACCCTCGACCTCCACGGCGAGCACGACGCCCAGACCCTCGCGAAGCTGTCGAGCGCGACGAAGTCCGGCGACGACCCCGGCTACGACCTCGTCGACGGCGGCTTCATCCAGGCGGCCGGCGCCGCCGGACTCCTGCAGAAGGTCAGCAGCAGCGCGATCTCGAACCTCGCCACCGTGCCGACGGCGACCGTGAAGGCCGGCGGCGGCTGGGGCATTCCGTACCGCGCCTCGTCGGTGCTCCTGGCCTACGACTCGACCAAGGTGTCGAACCCGCCGAAGACGCTCGACAAGCTGCTCTCGTGGATCAAGAAGAACCCCGGGCAGTTCGCCTACAACCCGCCCTCGACCGGCGGGTCGGGAGGGGCCTTCGTCACGACGGTCCTCGACAAGTACCTCTCGGACTCCGACCGCAAGACCCTCGAGACGAGCTACGACTCGTCGCTCGAGTCGAAGTGGGACGAGGGCTTCGCGAAGCTGGCGAGCCTCAACCCCTACGTCTACCAGAAGGGCGTCTACCCGAACGGCAACCAGCAGGTGCTCGACCTCCTCGGCACCGGCAACATCTCGATGGCTCCGGTGTGGAGCGACCAGGTGATCTCCGCGCAGGACTCCGGCACGCTGCCGAAGACGGTGAAGTACGTCCAGATCTCCGACCCGTCGTTCACGGGCAGCGCGTCGTACCTCGGCATCCCGAAGACGGCGTCGCACAAGAAGACCGCTGAGAAGCTCGCCGACTACGTCCTCTCGGCCGAGGGCCAGGCGCTCATCGCCAAGGCGATCGCCGGCTACCCGGTGATCCGGCTCGACAACGTCTCGAAGGCGACGCAGGCGAAGTTCGCCGACGCCGACCCGGCGAACCTGCGCCCCAGCTACTACAGCACCGTCTCGTCCGACATGGCGAACCTCTGGGACCAGAAGGTCCCCGGCCAGTGA
- a CDS encoding sugar ABC transporter permease, translating into MTAIRSGARARVASTRRASSEARRRGVGLALALPPVVLLAVFVGIPVVLAVGFSLGHTGGLNQTIADIGTGTRRATSWWGTGQAYVDVFTDSRFLRDLGVTVVVTVVSTLIVLAMSLGIALNLRLRGGRIASVFAGLAVVPLFIPVVIASWAILTFYAGDGFVRTAFALVGLQGPIWGYTTTAVVIGSVWTSLPFATLMATSGIQAVPDAMIEAARDAGAGTAAIVSRILVPMAGVPIVIATTFTAIGILGQFTVPYFTGPNAPSVLGVDISKYFQSFNRPQESVVMAVVVFVMASGIAFFYVRANFRTAKKEGRI; encoded by the coding sequence GTGACAGCCATCCGATCCGGCGCCCGGGCCCGGGTCGCCTCGACGCGGCGGGCCTCCTCGGAGGCCCGCCGCCGCGGGGTCGGTCTCGCGCTCGCGCTGCCGCCCGTCGTGCTCCTCGCCGTCTTCGTCGGGATCCCGGTCGTCCTCGCGGTCGGCTTCAGCCTCGGCCACACCGGCGGCCTCAACCAGACCATCGCCGACATCGGCACGGGCACCCGCCGCGCCACGAGCTGGTGGGGCACCGGCCAGGCCTACGTCGACGTGTTCACCGACAGCCGGTTCCTCCGCGACCTCGGAGTGACGGTCGTCGTCACGGTCGTCTCCACCCTGATCGTCCTGGCGATGTCGCTCGGCATCGCTCTGAACCTCCGCCTCCGCGGGGGCAGGATCGCGTCGGTGTTCGCCGGCCTCGCCGTCGTCCCGCTGTTCATCCCCGTCGTCATCGCGTCGTGGGCGATCCTGACCTTCTACGCCGGCGACGGCTTCGTCCGCACCGCGTTCGCGCTCGTCGGCCTGCAGGGGCCGATCTGGGGCTACACGACGACCGCCGTCGTCATCGGCTCGGTCTGGACGTCGCTGCCGTTCGCGACGCTCATGGCGACGTCCGGGATCCAGGCGGTGCCCGACGCGATGATCGAGGCGGCCCGAGACGCCGGCGCCGGCACGGCCGCGATCGTGTCGCGGATCCTGGTGCCCATGGCGGGCGTCCCGATCGTCATCGCCACGACGTTCACGGCGATCGGGATCCTCGGCCAGTTCACGGTGCCGTACTTCACGGGCCCGAACGCACCGAGTGTTCTCGGAGTCGACATCTCGAAGTACTTCCAGTCGTTCAACCGGCCGCAGGAGTCTGTCGTGATGGCCGTCGTCGTCTTCGTGATGGCGTCGGGGATCGCGTTCTTCTACGTCCGCGCGAACTTCCGGACCGCGAAGAAGGAGGGCCGCATCTGA
- a CDS encoding ABC transporter permease, producing the protein MRTALVGRRAVTAALFVLVAVFILGPLLWLAAHAFATRWDYPDLLPAGLTLHWWSVVFQDAQLAASVKNSLYFSPLTVLVSMVVCLPAAYAFSRFEFPGRRIFLVGLFATNAFPKMGLFVSMASLFYGLHLMNTIAGIVIVQFIGTVVFMTWIPAAAFSSVPRSLEEAARDAGAGRFRTFLHVTLPLALPGILVAVLMSFLASFDEAQGTYLVGAPVYMTMPTEMYSLVLNYPKQVAAVFAILLSIPSVALLLVARKYVLGGRLAEGFQIR; encoded by the coding sequence ATGCGCACCGCACTCGTCGGACGCCGTGCGGTCACCGCCGCCCTCTTCGTCCTGGTGGCCGTCTTCATCCTGGGCCCGCTCCTCTGGCTCGCCGCCCACGCCTTCGCGACCCGCTGGGACTACCCCGACCTCCTGCCGGCGGGCCTCACGCTGCACTGGTGGTCGGTCGTGTTCCAGGACGCCCAGCTGGCGGCCTCGGTGAAGAACTCGCTGTACTTCTCGCCGCTGACCGTCCTGGTCTCGATGGTCGTCTGCCTGCCCGCCGCCTACGCGTTCTCGCGGTTCGAGTTCCCGGGGCGCAGGATCTTCCTGGTCGGCCTGTTCGCGACGAACGCGTTCCCGAAGATGGGCCTGTTCGTGTCGATGGCCTCGCTCTTCTACGGGCTCCACCTCATGAACACGATCGCGGGCATCGTCATCGTGCAGTTCATCGGGACGGTCGTCTTCATGACCTGGATCCCCGCGGCGGCGTTCTCGTCGGTGCCGCGGAGCCTCGAGGAGGCCGCGCGCGACGCGGGTGCCGGCCGCTTCCGGACCTTTCTGCACGTGACGCTGCCGCTGGCCCTCCCCGGGATCCTGGTGGCCGTCCTCATGTCGTTCCTCGCCTCGTTCGACGAGGCCCAGGGCACCTACCTCGTCGGGGCGCCGGTCTACATGACGATGCCGACCGAGATGTACTCCCTGGTGCTCAACTACCCCAAGCAGGTCGCCGCGGTCTTCGCGATCCTGCTGTCGATCCCCTCCGTCGCCCTGCTCCTCGTCGCCCGGAAGTACGTCCTGGGCGGACGACTGGCCGAGGGCTTCCAGATCCGTTAG
- a CDS encoding ABC transporter ATP-binding protein, with product MTLQTTAPETRAAAAPALAPGLAITGLTKELGGRTIVDSFDLVLERGELVALLGPSGCGKTTTLRMIAGFLEPDAGTVEIEGRDVTDLGPEKRPSAMVFQNYALWPHLTVFKNVAFPLTLKRLSKAEISARVMTALETVGLTHHAESRPAHISGGEQQRAALARAIVQEPGLLLLDEPLSNLDAKLRVRVREEIREIQQRLGITTVMVTHDQEEALAISDRVAVMNAGRIEQVGAPADLYANPATTFVASFIGSMNWLAGPTVAAARAGAAAAAAADRAAESWAVRPEDVRFEAVPDGEATILRVLPHGHFSELVIDVAGLELRAVASGAGPRSGDRGRVLLDNVRHYRDGLLAGRVEDAR from the coding sequence ATGACCCTCCAGACGACAGCACCCGAGACCCGCGCAGCAGCTGCGCCGGCCCTCGCCCCCGGCCTCGCGATCACCGGCCTCACCAAGGAGCTCGGCGGCCGGACGATCGTCGACTCGTTCGACCTCGTGCTCGAGCGCGGCGAGCTCGTCGCCCTCCTCGGCCCCTCCGGCTGCGGCAAGACGACGACGCTGCGGATGATCGCGGGCTTCCTCGAGCCCGACGCCGGCACGGTCGAGATCGAGGGCCGCGACGTCACCGACCTCGGCCCGGAGAAGCGGCCGAGCGCGATGGTGTTCCAGAACTACGCGCTCTGGCCGCACCTCACCGTGTTCAAGAACGTCGCGTTCCCGCTCACCCTGAAGCGCCTCTCGAAGGCCGAGATCAGCGCGCGCGTGATGACGGCGCTCGAGACGGTGGGTCTCACACACCATGCAGAATCGCGCCCGGCCCACATCTCCGGCGGCGAGCAGCAGCGCGCCGCCCTCGCGCGCGCGATCGTGCAGGAGCCGGGTCTGCTGCTGCTCGACGAGCCGCTGTCGAACCTCGACGCGAAGCTCCGCGTGCGGGTCCGCGAGGAGATCCGGGAGATCCAGCAGCGCCTCGGGATCACGACGGTCATGGTGACGCACGACCAGGAGGAGGCGCTGGCGATCTCCGACCGAGTGGCGGTGATGAACGCCGGCAGGATCGAGCAGGTCGGGGCGCCGGCCGACCTCTACGCGAACCCCGCGACGACGTTCGTCGCCTCGTTCATCGGCAGCATGAACTGGCTGGCCGGGCCGACGGTCGCGGCAGCGCGGGCCGGTGCGGCTGCGGCTGCCGCTGCGGATAGGGCCGCCGAGAGCTGGGCCGTCCGCCCGGAGGACGTTCGCTTCGAGGCCGTGCCGGACGGCGAAGCGACGATCCTCCGCGTCCTCCCCCACGGCCACTTCTCGGAGCTCGTCATCGACGTCGCAGGCCTCGAGCTGCGCGCCGTCGCGTCGGGAGCGGGGCCCCGATCCGGCGACCGCGGCCGGGTGCTGCTCGACAACGTCCGCCACTACCGGGACGGCCTCCTCGCCGGACGCGTCGAGGACGCCCGATGA
- a CDS encoding inositol monophosphatase family protein, whose product MTAVAAHRGDSSRFRENTALAIRSAIDAGADTVEIDVRLTADGEVVVLHDPTLERLWGDPRAVADVGWAEVRELGGGDLRVPRLSEILPLFDGVDALLLIDMDSAEPAASAHAVVREHAGSARVAWCGHLEGMRVVRSLDGAAEIWLPWSRGAAPTAGELADLGPAVVNLPHHVVGPDLVEAVHALGARVSCWTVDDTVQARRLASIGVDSITTNRLDALREAVTGDPAPLTAAEERGRQRLIARDLAEWATAYVRTHAVGRVDTKANPADHVTAIDRGIETGVREVVAAQFPGHVFVGEEFGGTAVAGAPCWYLDPVDGTANLANGVPWTSFSLALVEGGVPVVGVVADPWRGTLVEAAAGEGAWVGERRLRMPSAEWDRAVDPLRGAIVSTELAGHRPWPGMVELVDSLADRYCTTRIMGSGTLTLAGVALGHGSGAVIGAFGAVDHLAAVLIVREAGGVVLDENGHDTLFPAWGGVLAAPDRRTAEALFALWRNGVACAAARPLSA is encoded by the coding sequence ATGACGGCCGTCGCCGCGCACCGCGGCGACTCGTCGCGGTTCCGCGAGAACACCGCCCTCGCGATCCGCTCGGCGATCGACGCCGGGGCCGACACGGTCGAGATCGACGTCCGGCTGACCGCCGACGGCGAGGTCGTCGTCCTGCACGACCCGACCCTCGAGCGCCTCTGGGGCGACCCGCGGGCGGTCGCCGACGTGGGCTGGGCCGAGGTGCGGGAGCTCGGCGGCGGCGACCTCAGGGTCCCGCGGCTCTCCGAGATCCTGCCGCTCTTCGACGGCGTCGACGCCCTGCTTCTGATCGACATGGACTCGGCCGAGCCGGCAGCCAGCGCACACGCGGTGGTCCGGGAGCACGCAGGATCGGCTCGCGTCGCCTGGTGCGGACACCTGGAGGGCATGCGCGTGGTCCGCTCCCTCGACGGGGCAGCCGAGATCTGGCTGCCCTGGTCGCGCGGCGCGGCGCCGACGGCCGGCGAGCTGGCCGACCTCGGCCCCGCGGTCGTCAACCTGCCCCACCACGTCGTGGGCCCCGACCTCGTCGAGGCCGTGCACGCACTCGGCGCGCGGGTGTCGTGCTGGACCGTCGACGACACCGTGCAGGCGCGCAGGCTCGCGTCGATCGGGGTGGACTCGATCACCACCAACCGGCTGGACGCTCTGCGCGAGGCGGTGACCGGGGATCCTGCGCCGCTCACCGCCGCGGAGGAGCGCGGCCGTCAGCGACTGATCGCGCGCGACCTCGCGGAGTGGGCGACGGCGTACGTGCGGACGCACGCCGTCGGCCGGGTCGACACCAAGGCGAACCCCGCCGATCACGTCACGGCGATCGACCGCGGGATCGAGACGGGCGTCCGGGAGGTCGTCGCCGCGCAGTTCCCGGGGCACGTCTTCGTCGGCGAGGAGTTCGGCGGCACGGCCGTCGCCGGAGCACCGTGCTGGTACCTCGACCCGGTCGACGGCACGGCCAACCTCGCCAACGGCGTCCCGTGGACCAGCTTCTCGCTCGCTCTCGTGGAGGGCGGCGTCCCCGTGGTCGGGGTCGTCGCCGACCCCTGGCGCGGCACGCTCGTCGAGGCTGCCGCGGGCGAGGGCGCCTGGGTCGGCGAGCGCCGCCTCCGGATGCCGTCGGCCGAGTGGGACCGCGCCGTCGACCCGCTGCGCGGCGCGATCGTGTCGACCGAGCTCGCCGGCCACCGGCCCTGGCCGGGGATGGTCGAGCTGGTCGACTCCCTCGCCGACCGCTACTGCACGACCAGGATCATGGGGTCGGGCACCCTGACTCTCGCCGGCGTCGCCCTCGGCCACGGCTCGGGCGCCGTCATCGGGGCCTTCGGCGCGGTCGACCACCTCGCCGCGGTGCTGATCGTTCGCGAGGCGGGTGGCGTCGTCCTCGACGAGAACGGGCACGACACGCTCTTCCCCGCCTGGGGCGGGGTGCTGGCCGCGCCGGACCGGCGCACCGCCGAGGCGCTCTTCGCGCTGTGGCGGAACGGGGTCGCCTGCGCGGCTGCGCGTCCTCTGTCGGCCTGA